Proteins from one Malaya genurostris strain Urasoe2022 chromosome 2, Malgen_1.1, whole genome shotgun sequence genomic window:
- the LOC131427141 gene encoding tektin-4 isoform X2, whose protein sequence is MAQFNCPPCTPCAATCIEHQPTQTETSYENPFYIEQAAPPLNSAEMELQTSPVGLPASEPPCYLPQLNGISNGHPLARPMGLIGPWATGCIDWGALSGQTGTRPVVGRYSITRYSVGEWQQRNADTIHACANTVEKSEKIEHESKNTINRTYAISDKNQTDSTQSLHTRAKTIDDMKSELQRAIKGMQDEICTLEEQRRRLKQSLAVIRMPEAIATECLERRTGRPDTELIRDHPEEELIREISLIAEIRAILLKTLCEIETQQVQNRAARQRMEFDWSDKMLAHENDAINSNLTNKSTTTLFRAGATRFPNEQSTESYWEKFSRETLEMCACCQKQSEQLRATLDAILMNAARDLRTQADNVERALADRIACMEEIRQKLEIDLRTTLQRLADTEIQIEKLKIAIRNMDHAMKVVQTRLDNRNQRPRVENCRDQSQILLVGEVKSVEEGLSAMKAQLKQEEEVKNELMARRGELEKEIMMKRRAIAIDRDRCQLLRAHFPSSTALSGY, encoded by the exons ATGGCCCAATTTAACTGTCCACCATGTACTCCATGTGCAGCAACTTGTATTGAACATCAACCAACACAAACT GAAACGTCCTACGAAAACCCATTTTACATTGAGCAAGCAGCACCGCCATTAAACTCAGCAGAGATGGAACTTCAAACCAGTCCAGTCGGGCTACCAGCTAGTGAGCCTCCTTGCTATTTGCCTCAGCTAAACGGCATCTCTAATGGCCATCCATTGGCAAGACCGATGGGGCTCATTGGTCCCTGGGCCACAGGATGCATTGATTGGGGTGCATTGTCTGGCCAAACTGGTACACGTCCGGTTGTGGGTCGGTACTCTATCACACGCTATAGCGTAGGTGAATGGCAACAGCGAAACGCAGATACGATTCACGCATGTGCGAATACTgttgagaaaagtgaaaaaattgaaCATGAAAGCAAAAATACGATTAACCGTACGTATGCCATTTCGGATAAAAATCAGACCGATTCTACTCAAAGCTTGCATACTCGAGCGAAAACAATCGACGATATGAAAAGTGAGCTTCAACGAGCTATCAAGGGGATGCAGGACGAAATATGCACACTAGAGGAACAAAGACGACGGTTGAAGCAGTCGTTGGCAGTGATTCGAATGCCTGAAGCAATAG CAACTGAATGTCTCGAGCGTAGGACCGGTCGTCCTGATACCGAATTGATTCGTGATCATCCAGAGGAAGAACTCATACGCGAAATATCCCTAATAGCTGAAATACGAGCAATACTACTTAAGACCTTGTGCGAAATTGAAACTCAACAGGTACAAAACCGTGCTGCCCGTCAACGTATGGAATTTGATTGGAGCGATAAGATGCTCGCCCACGAAAATGATGCTATTAACTCTAACTTGACGAATAAATCAACTACAACATTGTTTCGCGCAGGAGCTACCAGATTTCCAAATGA GCAATCAACGGAAAGTTACTGGGAGAAGTTTAGCAGAGAAACATTGGAAATGTGTGCATGTTGTCAAAAACAATCAGAACAGCTTCGTGCTACATTGGATGCTATTCTCATGAACGCTGCACGTGACCTTCGCACTCAAGCGGATAATGTTGAGCGCGCCTTGGCAGATCGAATCGCTTGCATGGAAGAAATACGACAAAAGCTCGAGATTGATTTGAGAACC ACTTTGCAGCGTTTAGCCGATACGGAAATCCAAATAGAGAAACTGAAAATCGCTATACGAAACATGGATCATGCAATGAAAGTTGTCCAAACTCGATTAGATAATCGTAATCAGAGGCCACGGGTAGAAAATTGTCGTGATCAATCACAAATATTGCTAGTCGGTGAAGTAAAATCAGTCGAAGAAGGACTTTCAGCGATGAAAGCACAGTTAAAACAAGAAGAAGAAGTGAAGAATGAACTCATGGCTCGTCGTGGTGAATTAGAGAAAGAGATTATGATGAAACGTCGTGCAATAGCAATTGATCGAGACCGCTGCCAGCTGTTGCGAGCTCACTTCCCTTCATCAACCGCTTTGAGTGGCTACTAA
- the LOC131427143 gene encoding uncharacterized protein LOC131427143, giving the protein MEEDFSYYVYITLTLLPVYLAFKLVQWMGWELFVNN; this is encoded by the coding sequence atGGAGGAAGATTTCAGCTATTATGTGTATATAACATTAACATTGCTACCGGTTTACTTGGCATTCAAATTGGTCCAGTGGATGGGCTGGGAGCTTTTTGTTAACAACTGA
- the LOC131427145 gene encoding transcription factor MafB, with the protein MKLPGERVARVMNLEEPTFGDNYIQEFVLEHLEDTSVKREDISPTVGNGKIWAPAGDENGFIPIRLKASGWHVEERKVNSITPTSDFYPHPTHGQPVLLNPPIVGVPSTPPETPPVVGSPSHPNSGSYPYYSNRIQPDQMENMMIVPQTMRMEQPLDLRPSHQFAISAEGDWIDRKEYMQAHPTNGFSHHHGQLDHLSPLHGGSHHHLNLHGHSNRPHSVSSAGSLGSPRMGNGSGSCYTSSNSSDDIINDDLLMSLSVRELNKRLHGCPRDQVVRLKQKRRTLKNRGYAQNCRSKRLQQRHDLEITNRQLQNEMHHMKMELAMIKQERDELKSKLRDRAGVAHQHPHSQQPPIPHQQQPQSRQSNGTASAAKHPLITDSTSSPEYYV; encoded by the coding sequence ATGAAACTACCGGGAGAACGCGTTGCCAGAGTAATGAATCTCGAGGAGCCCACATTCGGAGATAATTACATACAGGAATTCGTGCTGGAACATCTGGAAGATACTAGTGTGAAACGGGAGGATATAAGCCCAACGGTTGGAAATGGGAAAATCTGGGCACCGGCAGGAGATGAAAATGGATTTATACCAATTCGACTAAAGGCCAGTGGCTGGCATGTTGAGGAGCGCAAGGTCAACTCAATTACTCCTACTTCGGACTTTTATCCACATCCTACCCATGGCCAACCGGTTTTGTTAAATCCACCCATTGTGGGTGTACCATCTACACCACCGGAGACTCCTCCGGTTGTTGGTTCCCCGAGTCATCCCAATTCTGGTTCCTACCCGTACTACAGCAATCGTATCCAGCCTGATCAGATGGAAAATATGATGATCGTTCCGCAGACGATGCGAATGGAACAACCGTTAGATCTACGACCTTCGCACCAGTTTGCAATTTCTGCAGAAGGTGATTGGATTGATCGTAAGGAATATATGCAAGCCCATCCTACTAATGGATTCTCTCATCATCATGGTCAGTTAGATCACCTTAGCCCACTGCATGGTGGTTCACATCATCATCTCAATCTCCATGGACATTCTAACCGTCCGCACTCGGTTAGTTCCGCAGGATCACTCGGTTCTCCCAGAATGGGCAATGGTAGTGGTAGCTGTTATACAAGTAGCAACAGTAGCGACGACATTATCAATGATGATCTACTGATGTCGCTTTCGGTGCGCGAACTAAACAAACGCCTGCATGGTTGCCCACGTGATCAAGTGGTTCGCCTAAAGCAAAAACGACGCACTCTAAAAAACCGTGGATATGCTCAAAACTGTCGATCCAAACGGCTGCAGCAGCGCCATGATTTGGAAATCACCAATCGCCAGTTGCAGAACGAGATGCATCATATGAAAATGGAATTGGCAATGATCAAGCAGGAAAGAGATGAACTCAAGAGTAAACTTCGCGATCGCGCAGGGGTAGCGCATCAGCATCCACACAGCCAGCAACCGCCAATACCACACCAGCAACAGCCTCAATCGCGTCAATCGAACGGGACTGCGTCCGCTGCTAAGCATCCGCTCATTACCGACAGCACCAGCTCTCCAGAATATTACGTATGA
- the LOC131432111 gene encoding uncharacterized protein LOC131432111, with product MSMSSSRSYSSRHTSSSMEEEILEIEQCLFPIQEEFFLKEDSVSEEKCQSIAVSDSWDIPSLPSYTKWETLLGEGISSEIIDKLCFNETLLISTDNDKIVGGFAIQVETIADEVIAVFCSSQFTIDDGRTARSELLALTDKQFNPFQERKCETVSSVDVKQEKQLQLFFDEEQNVTAYRQEIDADKSESYHGILDAGEDGILMPDGLNVLIMRYLIITNFVGDMHTRTIDIHGRIGHSIYQITDAIPTKINSEIHDTKQVIRTVYYPGTKEPETSISYYLTNGHLLRHNWNNANYSIKINPRSSISDLSVGMDELCETMRLYLKELGKLLEESPIEMNKCYTKLAKPTEIVRLVLSEIIDEATHNTLARKRSSSEAIKDVLVEIINHGARKRSSSEVVKDVLSEIINQMSLL from the exons ATGTCTATGTCGAGTTCTAGGAGTTATTCAAGTCGTCATACAAGTTCCTCGATGGAAgaagaaattctcgaaattgagCAATGTTTGTTCCCGATCCAAGAAGAATTTTTTCTCAAAGAAGATTCCGTTTCCGAGGAAAAGTGTCAATCAATTGCAGTTAGTGATTCTTGGGACATCCCAAGCCTGCCGTCGTATACGAAGTGGGAGACTTTGCTGGGGGagggaatttcatccgagatcaTCGATAAGTTATGCTTCAACGAGACGTTACTGATAAGTACAGATAACGATAAGATTGTTGGTGGTTTCGCTATCCAAGTGGAAACTATTGCCGATGAAGTGATTGCTGTTTTTTGCAGTTCGCAATTCACCATTGACGATGGTAGAACGGCGCGAAGCGAATTATTAGCATTAACTGATAAACAATTCAACCCGTTCCAGGAGAGAAAGTGTGAAACTGTTTCATCCGTCGATGTCAAACAA GAAAAACAGTTACAGTTATTTTTTGATGAGGAACAAAACGTTACTGCATATCGCCAAGAAATTGATGCGGATAAGTCTGAGAGTTACCACGGAATACTCGATGCAGGGGAAGACGGTATTCTAATGCCAGATGGGCTAAACGTACTGATTATGCGATATCTGATAATAACTAATTTCGTCGGAGACATGCACACTCGAACAATTGATATCCATGGACGAATTGGTCATTCTATTTATCAAATAACCGATGCTATCCCAACCAAAATAAACAGCGAAATTCATGACACAAAACAAGTAATAAGAACGGTATACTATCCAGGAACAAAAGAACCAGAAACAAGTATTAGTTACTATCTCACTAATGGGCACTTACTGCGACATAACTGGAACAATGCCAATTATTCGATTAAAATAAATCCGAGATCTTCTATCTCTGATTTATCAGTCGGCATGGACGaactttgtgaaacaatgcGATTGTATCTAAAAGAACTTGGCAAGTTGTTGGAAGAATCTCCTATAGAGATGAACAAATGCTACACCAAACTAGCAAAACCAACCGAAATAGTACGGTTAGTTCTTTCAGAAATCATAGATGAAGCAACCCACAATACTCTTGCTCGAAAACGATCTTCCTCTGAAGCCATTAAAGATGTTCTTGTAGAAATCATAAATCATGGTGCTCGCAAGCGATCTTCCTCTGAAGTCGTTAAGGACGTTCTTTCtgaaatcataaatcaaatgTCTCTTTTATAA
- the LOC131427141 gene encoding tektin-4 isoform X1, whose translation MAQFNCPPCTPCAATCIEHQPTQTYVARRKKKHSRSRQYLYTVQDIRTRTNSVRWGHETSYENPFYIEQAAPPLNSAEMELQTSPVGLPASEPPCYLPQLNGISNGHPLARPMGLIGPWATGCIDWGALSGQTGTRPVVGRYSITRYSVGEWQQRNADTIHACANTVEKSEKIEHESKNTINRTYAISDKNQTDSTQSLHTRAKTIDDMKSELQRAIKGMQDEICTLEEQRRRLKQSLAVIRMPEAIATECLERRTGRPDTELIRDHPEEELIREISLIAEIRAILLKTLCEIETQQVQNRAARQRMEFDWSDKMLAHENDAINSNLTNKSTTTLFRAGATRFPNEQSTESYWEKFSRETLEMCACCQKQSEQLRATLDAILMNAARDLRTQADNVERALADRIACMEEIRQKLEIDLRTTLQRLADTEIQIEKLKIAIRNMDHAMKVVQTRLDNRNQRPRVENCRDQSQILLVGEVKSVEEGLSAMKAQLKQEEEVKNELMARRGELEKEIMMKRRAIAIDRDRCQLLRAHFPSSTALSGY comes from the exons ATGGCCCAATTTAACTGTCCACCATGTACTCCATGTGCAGCAACTTGTATTGAACATCAACCAACACAAACT TACGTAGCAAGAAGAAAAAAGAAGCATTCAAGAAGTCGTCAATATTTGTACACAGTTCAAGACATCAGAACCCGAACCAATTCAGTTCGCTGGGGTCAT GAAACGTCCTACGAAAACCCATTTTACATTGAGCAAGCAGCACCGCCATTAAACTCAGCAGAGATGGAACTTCAAACCAGTCCAGTCGGGCTACCAGCTAGTGAGCCTCCTTGCTATTTGCCTCAGCTAAACGGCATCTCTAATGGCCATCCATTGGCAAGACCGATGGGGCTCATTGGTCCCTGGGCCACAGGATGCATTGATTGGGGTGCATTGTCTGGCCAAACTGGTACACGTCCGGTTGTGGGTCGGTACTCTATCACACGCTATAGCGTAGGTGAATGGCAACAGCGAAACGCAGATACGATTCACGCATGTGCGAATACTgttgagaaaagtgaaaaaattgaaCATGAAAGCAAAAATACGATTAACCGTACGTATGCCATTTCGGATAAAAATCAGACCGATTCTACTCAAAGCTTGCATACTCGAGCGAAAACAATCGACGATATGAAAAGTGAGCTTCAACGAGCTATCAAGGGGATGCAGGACGAAATATGCACACTAGAGGAACAAAGACGACGGTTGAAGCAGTCGTTGGCAGTGATTCGAATGCCTGAAGCAATAG CAACTGAATGTCTCGAGCGTAGGACCGGTCGTCCTGATACCGAATTGATTCGTGATCATCCAGAGGAAGAACTCATACGCGAAATATCCCTAATAGCTGAAATACGAGCAATACTACTTAAGACCTTGTGCGAAATTGAAACTCAACAGGTACAAAACCGTGCTGCCCGTCAACGTATGGAATTTGATTGGAGCGATAAGATGCTCGCCCACGAAAATGATGCTATTAACTCTAACTTGACGAATAAATCAACTACAACATTGTTTCGCGCAGGAGCTACCAGATTTCCAAATGA GCAATCAACGGAAAGTTACTGGGAGAAGTTTAGCAGAGAAACATTGGAAATGTGTGCATGTTGTCAAAAACAATCAGAACAGCTTCGTGCTACATTGGATGCTATTCTCATGAACGCTGCACGTGACCTTCGCACTCAAGCGGATAATGTTGAGCGCGCCTTGGCAGATCGAATCGCTTGCATGGAAGAAATACGACAAAAGCTCGAGATTGATTTGAGAACC ACTTTGCAGCGTTTAGCCGATACGGAAATCCAAATAGAGAAACTGAAAATCGCTATACGAAACATGGATCATGCAATGAAAGTTGTCCAAACTCGATTAGATAATCGTAATCAGAGGCCACGGGTAGAAAATTGTCGTGATCAATCACAAATATTGCTAGTCGGTGAAGTAAAATCAGTCGAAGAAGGACTTTCAGCGATGAAAGCACAGTTAAAACAAGAAGAAGAAGTGAAGAATGAACTCATGGCTCGTCGTGGTGAATTAGAGAAAGAGATTATGATGAAACGTCGTGCAATAGCAATTGATCGAGACCGCTGCCAGCTGTTGCGAGCTCACTTCCCTTCATCAACCGCTTTGAGTGGCTACTAA